The following coding sequences lie in one Corticium candelabrum chromosome 10, ooCorCand1.1, whole genome shotgun sequence genomic window:
- the LOC134186005 gene encoding double-strand break repair protein MRE11-like isoform X1 — MQEKDTLRILLATDNHVGYAERDPVRGNDSLVTFEEILRHAEHQQVDMVLLGGDLFHDNKPSRKSLHGTIEIFRRFCMGDRPCGIQFLSSPAENFKHQSFPEVNYMSPNHNISIPVFSIHGNHDDPAGDGTLSAMDILSVNGLVNYFGRVYNVEDIEVSPILLQKGKTKLALYGIGHVRDERLHKAFTKEKVKMLRPSNDPESWFNILVLHQNRRKRGQADFIPEQYLADFLDLVVWGHEHDCQIDPAPHDTHRFYLSQPGSSIATSLAEGEAIKKHIALIEIHERAFKFTKIPLDTVRTFLFDHISLSNSGIHPSQEDQIVAYLTAKVDQMITAAQEEIAASETELKPRLPLIRLRVEYSGGYEVVNPLRFGQIYVNRVANPRELLNFYRQKRTYASKRGDNDVDGSGIMQERPRAVETTTVTDFIELKERDKMGILSEYMMKEAVSAYVDKDEREAIIEFVTYSVQSTQEYLKKNRATEESIVQQLAMRKKHLQRDEEEKLASEALKRAQEKRQSGAVEVETKQSDDNDSDEAGAPVGSAASGRGSRSRGRPRGSRSAAGQKGAGRGRGRGRGRGKGQGSSSNVRLSSDVVHVSDSDEEIQQISASFSAARSSSRSTPSWSQIEKGSRKRGAIAYVVGILVILIFVRCEPKGRNDLAETDSPD; from the exons ATGCAAGAAAAAGATACTCTACGTATTTTGCTGG CTACAGACAATCATGTCGGTTACGCGGAGAGAGATCCTGTCAGAGGCAACGACTCGCTTGTAACGTTTGAGGAAATATTAAGACACGCTGAACATCAACAG GTGGACATGGTTTTGTTGGGAGGAGATTTGTTTCACGATAACAAGCCATCACGAAAATCACTTCATGGGACAATAGAAATTTTTCGGCGTTTTTGTATGGGAGATCGTCCGTGTGGCATTCAGTTTCTAAGCAGTCCTGCTGAAAACTTTAAGCATCAATC GTTTCCTGAAGTCAACTACATGAGTCCAAATCATAACATCTCTATTCCAGTGTTTTCAATCCACGGAAATCATGATGATCCTGCAGGG GATGGAACTCTATCAGCTATGGATATTTTGTCTGTAAACGGTTTAGTCAACTACTTCGGTCGTGTTTATAATGTTGAGGATATAGAGGTGTCACCGATTCTGCTGCAGAAAGGCAAGACAAAGTTGGCTCTGTATGGCATCGGGCATGTAAGAGACGAGAGGTTGCACAAGGCGTTTACTAAGGAGAAAGTAAAAATGTTAAGACCATCTAATGATCCAGAAAGTTGGTTCAATATTCTCGTTCTTCATCAAAACAG AAGGAAACGTGGACAGGCAGACTTCATTCCTGAACAGTATCTTGCCGATTTCTTGGATCTTGTCGTATGGGGACATGAACATGATTGCCAAATTGATCCAGCACCTCATGATACTCATCGCTTTTATCTAAGTCAGCCTGGCTCGTCAATTGCAACATCACTTGCAGAGGGCGAAGCAATAAAGAA ACACATTGCTCTGATTGAGATACACGAAAGAGCTTTCAAATTTACCAAGATCCCACTAGATACTGTACGCACTTTTCTATTTGATCATATATCACTTAGTAACAGTGGAATTCATCCAAGTCAAGAAGATCAGATTGTTGCATATCTCACAGCGAAG GTTGATCAAATGATTACTGCAGCACAGGAAGAGATAGCTGCTAGTGAAACAGAACTCAAACCTCGTCTTCCATTAATTCGCTTGAGG GTTGAATACAGTGGAGGGTATGAGGTAGTCAACCCTCTGAGGTTTGGTCAGATATATGTGAATCGTGTTGCAAACCCGAGGGAACTGCTTAATTTCTACAGACAAAAACGTACCTATG CATCTAAACGAGGAGACAATGATGTAGATGGCAGTGGAATAATGCAAGAACGGCCTAGGGCAGTAGAAACAACCACAGTCACTGACTTCATTGAACTGAAAGAGAGAGACAAG ATGGGTATATTGTCGGAATACATGATGAAAGAGGCAGTGTCTGCATATGTAGACAAAGATGAACGGGAAGCTATTATAGAGTTTGTAACGTATTCAGTCCAGTCAACACAAGAGTACCTGAAGAAAAACCGTGCTACGGAAGAAAGCATTGTTCAACAACTGGCTATGAGAAAGAAGCACTTGCAACGAGATGAAGAGGAGAAACTAGCTTCAGAG GCTTTAAAACGTGCGCAAGAGAAGAGGCAATCAGGAGCAGTTGAAGTGGAAACCAAACAAAGTGATGATAATGATAGTGATGAGGCAGGTGCACCTGTTGGTAGCGCTGCTAGTGGTCGAGGATCTCGTAGTCGTGGGAGACCAAGAGGAAGTCGAAGTGCAGCAGGTCAGAAGGGAGCAGGAAGGGGAAGGGGACGAGGACGAGGAAGAGGAAAGG GGCAAGGGTCATCAAGTAATGTTCGACTGTCATCTGACGTTGTCCAC GTGTCAGATTCTGATGAAGAAATTCAACAAATTTCTGCCTCGTTTAGTGCAGCTAGAAGTAGCAG CAGGTCGACGCCATCTTGGTCACAAATAGAGAAGGGCAGTAGGAAACGAGGAGCCATTGCATACGTGGTGGGCATTCTGGTGATTTTGATATTTGTGAGATGTGAG CCAAAAGGAAGAAATGATTTAGCTGAAACGGATTCACCTGATTGA
- the LOC134186005 gene encoding double-strand break repair protein MRE11-like isoform X3: protein MVLLGGDLFHDNKPSRKSLHGTIEIFRRFCMGDRPCGIQFLSSPAENFKHQSFPEVNYMSPNHNISIPVFSIHGNHDDPAGDGTLSAMDILSVNGLVNYFGRVYNVEDIEVSPILLQKGKTKLALYGIGHVRDERLHKAFTKEKVKMLRPSNDPESWFNILVLHQNRRKRGQADFIPEQYLADFLDLVVWGHEHDCQIDPAPHDTHRFYLSQPGSSIATSLAEGEAIKKHIALIEIHERAFKFTKIPLDTVRTFLFDHISLSNSGIHPSQEDQIVAYLTAKVDQMITAAQEEIAASETELKPRLPLIRLRVEYSGGYEVVNPLRFGQIYVNRVANPRELLNFYRQKRTYASKRGDNDVDGSGIMQERPRAVETTTVTDFIELKERDKMGILSEYMMKEAVSAYVDKDEREAIIEFVTYSVQSTQEYLKKNRATEESIVQQLAMRKKHLQRDEEEKLASEALKRAQEKRQSGAVEVETKQSDDNDSDEAGAPVGSAASGRGSRSRGRPRGSRSAAGQKGAGRGRGRGRGRGKGQGSSSNVRLSSDVVHVSDSDEEIQQISASFSAARSSSRSTPSWSQIEKGSRKRGAIAYVVGILVILIFVRCEPKGRNDLAETDSPD, encoded by the exons ATGGTTTTGTTGGGAGGAGATTTGTTTCACGATAACAAGCCATCACGAAAATCACTTCATGGGACAATAGAAATTTTTCGGCGTTTTTGTATGGGAGATCGTCCGTGTGGCATTCAGTTTCTAAGCAGTCCTGCTGAAAACTTTAAGCATCAATC GTTTCCTGAAGTCAACTACATGAGTCCAAATCATAACATCTCTATTCCAGTGTTTTCAATCCACGGAAATCATGATGATCCTGCAGGG GATGGAACTCTATCAGCTATGGATATTTTGTCTGTAAACGGTTTAGTCAACTACTTCGGTCGTGTTTATAATGTTGAGGATATAGAGGTGTCACCGATTCTGCTGCAGAAAGGCAAGACAAAGTTGGCTCTGTATGGCATCGGGCATGTAAGAGACGAGAGGTTGCACAAGGCGTTTACTAAGGAGAAAGTAAAAATGTTAAGACCATCTAATGATCCAGAAAGTTGGTTCAATATTCTCGTTCTTCATCAAAACAG AAGGAAACGTGGACAGGCAGACTTCATTCCTGAACAGTATCTTGCCGATTTCTTGGATCTTGTCGTATGGGGACATGAACATGATTGCCAAATTGATCCAGCACCTCATGATACTCATCGCTTTTATCTAAGTCAGCCTGGCTCGTCAATTGCAACATCACTTGCAGAGGGCGAAGCAATAAAGAA ACACATTGCTCTGATTGAGATACACGAAAGAGCTTTCAAATTTACCAAGATCCCACTAGATACTGTACGCACTTTTCTATTTGATCATATATCACTTAGTAACAGTGGAATTCATCCAAGTCAAGAAGATCAGATTGTTGCATATCTCACAGCGAAG GTTGATCAAATGATTACTGCAGCACAGGAAGAGATAGCTGCTAGTGAAACAGAACTCAAACCTCGTCTTCCATTAATTCGCTTGAGG GTTGAATACAGTGGAGGGTATGAGGTAGTCAACCCTCTGAGGTTTGGTCAGATATATGTGAATCGTGTTGCAAACCCGAGGGAACTGCTTAATTTCTACAGACAAAAACGTACCTATG CATCTAAACGAGGAGACAATGATGTAGATGGCAGTGGAATAATGCAAGAACGGCCTAGGGCAGTAGAAACAACCACAGTCACTGACTTCATTGAACTGAAAGAGAGAGACAAG ATGGGTATATTGTCGGAATACATGATGAAAGAGGCAGTGTCTGCATATGTAGACAAAGATGAACGGGAAGCTATTATAGAGTTTGTAACGTATTCAGTCCAGTCAACACAAGAGTACCTGAAGAAAAACCGTGCTACGGAAGAAAGCATTGTTCAACAACTGGCTATGAGAAAGAAGCACTTGCAACGAGATGAAGAGGAGAAACTAGCTTCAGAG GCTTTAAAACGTGCGCAAGAGAAGAGGCAATCAGGAGCAGTTGAAGTGGAAACCAAACAAAGTGATGATAATGATAGTGATGAGGCAGGTGCACCTGTTGGTAGCGCTGCTAGTGGTCGAGGATCTCGTAGTCGTGGGAGACCAAGAGGAAGTCGAAGTGCAGCAGGTCAGAAGGGAGCAGGAAGGGGAAGGGGACGAGGACGAGGAAGAGGAAAGG GGCAAGGGTCATCAAGTAATGTTCGACTGTCATCTGACGTTGTCCAC GTGTCAGATTCTGATGAAGAAATTCAACAAATTTCTGCCTCGTTTAGTGCAGCTAGAAGTAGCAG CAGGTCGACGCCATCTTGGTCACAAATAGAGAAGGGCAGTAGGAAACGAGGAGCCATTGCATACGTGGTGGGCATTCTGGTGATTTTGATATTTGTGAGATGTGAG CCAAAAGGAAGAAATGATTTAGCTGAAACGGATTCACCTGATTGA
- the LOC134186005 gene encoding double-strand break repair protein MRE11-like isoform X2 — protein MQEKDTLRILLATDNHVGYAERDPVRGNDSLVTFEEILRHAEHQQVDMVLLGGDLFHDNKPSRKSLHGTIEIFRRFCMGDRPCGIQFLSSPAENFKHQSFPEVNYMSPNHNISIPVFSIHGNHDDPAGDGTLSAMDILSVNGLVNYFGRVYNVEDIEVSPILLQKGKTKLALYGIGHVRDERLHKAFTKEKVKMLRPSNDPESWFNILVLHQNRRKRGQADFIPEQYLADFLDLVVWGHEHDCQIDPAPHDTHRFYLSQPGSSIATSLAEGEAIKKHIALIEIHERAFKFTKIPLDTVRTFLFDHISLSNSGIHPSQEDQIVAYLTAKVDQMITAAQEEIAASETELKPRLPLIRLRVEYSGGYEVVNPLRFGQIYVNRVANPRELLNFYRQKRTYASKRGDNDVDGSGIMQERPRAVETTTVTDFIELKERDKMGILSEYMMKEAVSAYVDKDEREAIIEFVTYSVQSTQEYLKKNRATEESIVQQLAMRKKHLQRDEEEKLASEALKRAQEKRQSGAVEVETKQSDDNDSDEAGAPVGSAASGRGSRSRGRPRGSRSAAGQKGAGRGRGRGRGRGKGQGSSSNVRLSSDVVHVSDSDEEIQQISASFSAARSSSRSTPSWSQIEKGSRKRGAIAYVESDDLSANPFVIAKRKK, from the exons ATGCAAGAAAAAGATACTCTACGTATTTTGCTGG CTACAGACAATCATGTCGGTTACGCGGAGAGAGATCCTGTCAGAGGCAACGACTCGCTTGTAACGTTTGAGGAAATATTAAGACACGCTGAACATCAACAG GTGGACATGGTTTTGTTGGGAGGAGATTTGTTTCACGATAACAAGCCATCACGAAAATCACTTCATGGGACAATAGAAATTTTTCGGCGTTTTTGTATGGGAGATCGTCCGTGTGGCATTCAGTTTCTAAGCAGTCCTGCTGAAAACTTTAAGCATCAATC GTTTCCTGAAGTCAACTACATGAGTCCAAATCATAACATCTCTATTCCAGTGTTTTCAATCCACGGAAATCATGATGATCCTGCAGGG GATGGAACTCTATCAGCTATGGATATTTTGTCTGTAAACGGTTTAGTCAACTACTTCGGTCGTGTTTATAATGTTGAGGATATAGAGGTGTCACCGATTCTGCTGCAGAAAGGCAAGACAAAGTTGGCTCTGTATGGCATCGGGCATGTAAGAGACGAGAGGTTGCACAAGGCGTTTACTAAGGAGAAAGTAAAAATGTTAAGACCATCTAATGATCCAGAAAGTTGGTTCAATATTCTCGTTCTTCATCAAAACAG AAGGAAACGTGGACAGGCAGACTTCATTCCTGAACAGTATCTTGCCGATTTCTTGGATCTTGTCGTATGGGGACATGAACATGATTGCCAAATTGATCCAGCACCTCATGATACTCATCGCTTTTATCTAAGTCAGCCTGGCTCGTCAATTGCAACATCACTTGCAGAGGGCGAAGCAATAAAGAA ACACATTGCTCTGATTGAGATACACGAAAGAGCTTTCAAATTTACCAAGATCCCACTAGATACTGTACGCACTTTTCTATTTGATCATATATCACTTAGTAACAGTGGAATTCATCCAAGTCAAGAAGATCAGATTGTTGCATATCTCACAGCGAAG GTTGATCAAATGATTACTGCAGCACAGGAAGAGATAGCTGCTAGTGAAACAGAACTCAAACCTCGTCTTCCATTAATTCGCTTGAGG GTTGAATACAGTGGAGGGTATGAGGTAGTCAACCCTCTGAGGTTTGGTCAGATATATGTGAATCGTGTTGCAAACCCGAGGGAACTGCTTAATTTCTACAGACAAAAACGTACCTATG CATCTAAACGAGGAGACAATGATGTAGATGGCAGTGGAATAATGCAAGAACGGCCTAGGGCAGTAGAAACAACCACAGTCACTGACTTCATTGAACTGAAAGAGAGAGACAAG ATGGGTATATTGTCGGAATACATGATGAAAGAGGCAGTGTCTGCATATGTAGACAAAGATGAACGGGAAGCTATTATAGAGTTTGTAACGTATTCAGTCCAGTCAACACAAGAGTACCTGAAGAAAAACCGTGCTACGGAAGAAAGCATTGTTCAACAACTGGCTATGAGAAAGAAGCACTTGCAACGAGATGAAGAGGAGAAACTAGCTTCAGAG GCTTTAAAACGTGCGCAAGAGAAGAGGCAATCAGGAGCAGTTGAAGTGGAAACCAAACAAAGTGATGATAATGATAGTGATGAGGCAGGTGCACCTGTTGGTAGCGCTGCTAGTGGTCGAGGATCTCGTAGTCGTGGGAGACCAAGAGGAAGTCGAAGTGCAGCAGGTCAGAAGGGAGCAGGAAGGGGAAGGGGACGAGGACGAGGAAGAGGAAAGG GGCAAGGGTCATCAAGTAATGTTCGACTGTCATCTGACGTTGTCCAC GTGTCAGATTCTGATGAAGAAATTCAACAAATTTCTGCCTCGTTTAGTGCAGCTAGAAGTAGCAG CAGGTCGACGCCATCTTGGTCACAAATAGAGAAGGGCAGTAGGAAACGAGGAGCCATTGCATACGTG GAATCAGATGACTTGTCAGCGAATCCATTTGTGATAGCCAAAAGGAAGAAATGA
- the LOC134186008 gene encoding zinc transporter ZIP3-like, whose translation MKVLVLKIVCLFVLFCLTLLLSLIPVRLIATKRPSRCRELCIAFCGCFAGGVFLATCLLGLLPDVRNTLMDVSCVGGFGMDADYPNTELLVGTGFFLVLFIEQTIMSRKGARKKASRESRKVTISLTDMGRRQSCDAFRWPLVFSDGSENLLDGHDINYQPTGTCHSQTGFRSYILLVALSVHSLFEGLALGLEDNERHVLQLFYALIAHKSVLAFSLGVSLVMSNMVTSRLVKSCVLFSVVCPFGIGIGLIIMESATSYSSHLVAGLLQGLAAGTFLYVTCFEVMAPEFNKESNDYRIWKVLLVVIGFGLVALAHLFHSHPFGSLNGHKDWHLCVVNVTNEV comes from the exons ATGAAGGTGTTGGTTTTGAAGATCGTCTGCCTATTCGTTCTATTCTGTCTCACGCTCTTACTTTCTCTCATCCCAGTTAGACTCATCGCAACGAAACGACCGTCTCGCTGCCGCGAACTCTGTATTGCCTTCTGCGGCTGCTTCGCTGGCGGAGTCTTCCTCGCCACCTGCCTTCTAGGCCTACTGCCGGACGTTAGAAACACTCTGATGGACGTATCATGCGTTGGCGGATTCGGCATGGACGCAGACTATCCCAACACAGAGCTCTTGGTCGGAACCGGATTCTTCCTCGTTCTATTCATTGAACAGACAATAATGAGTCGCAAAGGTGCGAGAAAGAAGGCGAGTCGAGAATCTAGAAAGGTCACTATTAGCCTTACAGACATGGGCAGACGGCAATCGTGCGACGCTTTTCGATGGCCGCTTGTGTTTTCTGACGGAAGTGAGAACTTGTTGGATGGTCATGATATCAATTACCAACCTACCGGTACATGCCACAGTCAGACCGGTTTTCGGTCATATATTCTGTTGGTCGCATTGTCGGTGCATTCGTTGTTTGAGGGTCTCGCTCTCGGGCTGGAGGACAACGAGCGTCATGTCTTGCAGCTGTTTTACGCACTGATTGCTCACAAGTCGGTTTTAGCTTTCTCACTTGGTGTCAGCTTGGTGATGTCTAACATGGTGACGTCACGCTTGGTAAAAAGTTGTGTTTTAttctctgttgtttgtccCTTTGGGATAGGCATTGGTTTGATAATTATGGAGTCGGCAACTAGCTATTCGAGTCATCTAGTGGCTGGGCTTCTTCAAGGCTTGGCTGCTGGGACGTTTCTCTATGTTACCTGTTTTGAAGTGATGGCTCCGGAATTCAATAAAGAATCGAATGATTACAGAATCTGGAAG gttctCCTCGTCGTCATTGGCTTTGGGTTAGTGGCACTTGCTCACCTGTTTCATTCACATCCATTCGGATCATTGAATGGACACAAAGACTGGCATCTGTGTGTTGTCAATGTAACTAATGAAGTCTAG